A segment of the uncultured Fibrobacter sp. genome:
CAAAAATCATTTTTGGCGAGCACAGTGAACAGAAGCTAAAATCACTTTTGGCCGCAAACAATGTAAAGTCACTCCAACTCGTTTACAGCGGTGACTTTATCAAGACGCTGGGCATTTACGATGTGATCAAGGCAGCTGTCGCTGAACTCGGGATTCGTTTTTCGGAAAACGGGAACGTGGTGCCGAACCCTTCCATTGACCTGGTACGCGAACTCGTGAAGCAGGGCAAGGAAAACCAGGTGGACTTTGTGCTTGCCGTGGGTGGCGGAAGCTCCATTGACACGGCGAAGGCTGTGGCGCTTGGCATTCCGTACGACGGAGACGTGTGGGACTTCTTTGAAAAAGGCGTTTCGCCCAAGCAAGTGTTACCCATTGGCGTGATTGCAACGACCGCTTCGAGCGGTTCCGAAACATCCAATGCGGCAATTCTTTCTAGCGGTGAATGGAAACTCGGTTTTGAAGATGACCGAATCATTCCGAAGTTCGCCATCATGAACCCGAAATACACGGTGGGCTTGCCGGCATACCAGACTTTTGTAGGCATCGCTGACGTACTTTCGCACTTGTTGGAACGCTATTTCTCGGACGAAAAGAATTCCGACACGACAGACTACTTGATTGAAGGCGCGATTCGTGCATTGCTCGTGAATGCGGACAAGCTCTTGAAAGACCAAAAGGATGTAAACGCCCGTGGCGAAATCCAGTGGCTCGCCAGTGTGGCTCACGGCGGATTCCTGGACGCAGGTCGCCGCGCGGACTGGGGTTCTCACCGAATCGAGCATGAACTTTCGGCGCAGTACAACATCACTCACGGCGAAGGCATGGCGGTGGTGACGGTTGCTTGGACCAAGTACATGGCCGAGAAAAAGCCTTGGAGGCTCGCGCTTCTAGCAAGTAGGGTTTTCGGAGCCGATTCCTACAACTACAACGAAACGGAACGAGCTTACATTTTGTCTGAAGAACTTGCAAAATTCTTCAAGAAGTTGCACCTCGCCACAACCCTGGCAGAACTCAAGATTGACAACAAGGATTTTGACGCCATGGCCGCAAGAGCAGTAAGAAACGGCAATGTCGGGCATTATGTGCCTTTAGATGCAACCGCAATCAAGGACATTTTGACGTTAGCTTTGTAAATTTTAACAGGAAAAACAATTCAAAGATAAGGATTAAAAACATGTCTAAAATCTATACCTCCGCCGACCAGCTCATTGGTCACACCCCGCTTCTCGAACTCACCCATATCGAAGAAGGCCTCGGAGCCAAGATTCTTGGAAAGCTCGAATACTTCAACCCCGCCGGTTCCGTGAAGGATCGTATTGCAAAGGCGATGATTGACGAAGCAGAAAAGAGCGGTAAGCTCAAGAAGGGTGCCGTGATTATCGAACCGACTTCGGGCAACACCGGTATCGGTCTTGCATCTGTCGCTGCAGCACGTGGCTACCGCATCATCATCGTGATGCCCGAAACCATGAGCGTGGAACGCCGCCAGATTATGAAGGCTTACGGCGCAGAACTTGTGCTGACCGAAGGCGCCAAGGGCATGAAGGGCGCTATCGAAAAGGCCGATGAACTCGCCAAGGAAATCCCGAACAGCTTTATTCCGGGTCAGTTTGTGAACCCGGCAAACCCGGCAGCCCACAAGGCCACCACCGGTCCCGAAATCTGGGAAGACACCGATGGTAAGGTCGATATTTTTGTGGCCGGTGTCGGTACCGGTGGTACGGTGACAGGCGTGGGTGAATACCTCAAGTCCAAGAATCCGAACGTGAAGGTTGTCGCTGTTGAACCGGCAAGTTCTCCGGTGCTTACCAAGGGTACTGCAGGCGCCCACAAGATCCAGGGCATCGGCGCAGGCTTCGTTCCTGAAACCTTGAACACCAAGGTTTACGACGAAGTGATCGCTGTCGAAAACGAAGCCGCATTCGAAGCCGGCCGCGAAATCGGCAAGAAGGAAGGCGTGCTCGTGGGCATTTCTTCTGGCGCCGCTCTCTGGGCAGCCAAGGAACTCGCGAAGCGCCCCGAAAACAAGGGCAAGACGATTGTCGCACTCCTCCCGGATACCGGCGACCGTTACCTCTCCACCGCCCTCTTCGCAGAATAATTTTCACAGAATTATTACTTTATTTACAACAACGCCCATTAGAAATTATCTAATGGGTATTTTATTTATTTGTAGCGAGACAGATATTCCATCGTTAGATAAAATACAAACGGCAAGATAACAAAAGCGTCGGCCAAGGATGGGCAACCTGTGTTTATTTTCTACATTTTTTCAAAATGCATTTCAAGAACATCATCTTCGATTTAGGCGGAGTCATCCTCGACATCAACATGCAAAAGGCCCTAGACGGCTTTGCAGCACTCGGGCTCCACGAAAGCGAACTCCGCTTCGATAAAGGCGAAGCCGCCGACTTGATGCACCGTTACCAACTCGGACATTTTTCTACCGAAGACTTCTGCAAACTCGTTGCCGCCAGGTGCAATCCGGGCACAACTCCCGAACAAGTCGCCCACGCTTGGAACAGCATTTGCATCGGCATTCCCGAACGAAAGCTGAACGCCATCAAGGCTCTCAAGCAACGCGCAAACGTCTACCTGCTCAGCAACACCAACGACCTTCATTGGCAATACTGCCTGGACCATTGGTTCAACACAGGCGACAACCGCTGCGAAGATTTTTTCCATCAGGTGTTTTTAAGCCAAGACTTGCACCTCGAAAAGCCGAACGTTGAAATCTTTGAACACGTCATCAAAGCCGTCGGCGCCGTCCATGGTTCTGAAACCTCGGACACCATCTTCCTCGATGACAACATCGATAACGTAAATGCCGCAAAAAAATGCGGCATTCAAGCGGTGCAAATCACACCCGATTTCGACTGGGTCGAATACTTTAAGGCGTTAAATTAAAACGCCTGGTAAATCTTGAAGATAGCGAGAATCTTTCCGATAATAGCGGGGATTCCCGGGCACAAGAAGCAGAGAATCACGCGAGTCACGCGGTTTTTCCACCAGCGCTTGACCTGCCAGATATCGTCTGTCAACGTTTCCATTTCGGACACGCGCGGCGGTCTCATGTAGACCTGCGTGAGCGCCGTAAAGAACCCGACACCGATAAGAGGCGTAAGTCCCGTAAACGGAGCTGCAATAAGCGCCACCAAAACCGTCAGCGGATGACCACCAGCGATAATCGTACCCAGCATGGCTCCACCGCCGGTGAGCATCGCCCACTGCAAGCTGAGTTCGCCCGCCTTTTCGGCTCCCGTATGCACACCCACAGCAATAAT
Coding sequences within it:
- the cysK gene encoding cysteine synthase A; translation: MSKIYTSADQLIGHTPLLELTHIEEGLGAKILGKLEYFNPAGSVKDRIAKAMIDEAEKSGKLKKGAVIIEPTSGNTGIGLASVAAARGYRIIIVMPETMSVERRQIMKAYGAELVLTEGAKGMKGAIEKADELAKEIPNSFIPGQFVNPANPAAHKATTGPEIWEDTDGKVDIFVAGVGTGGTVTGVGEYLKSKNPNVKVVAVEPASSPVLTKGTAGAHKIQGIGAGFVPETLNTKVYDEVIAVENEAAFEAGREIGKKEGVLVGISSGAALWAAKELAKRPENKGKTIVALLPDTGDRYLSTALFAE
- a CDS encoding iron-containing alcohol dehydrogenase, yielding MIDFEYYNPAKIIFGEHSEQKLKSLLAANNVKSLQLVYSGDFIKTLGIYDVIKAAVAELGIRFSENGNVVPNPSIDLVRELVKQGKENQVDFVLAVGGGSSIDTAKAVALGIPYDGDVWDFFEKGVSPKQVLPIGVIATTASSGSETSNAAILSSGEWKLGFEDDRIIPKFAIMNPKYTVGLPAYQTFVGIADVLSHLLERYFSDEKNSDTTDYLIEGAIRALLVNADKLLKDQKDVNARGEIQWLASVAHGGFLDAGRRADWGSHRIEHELSAQYNITHGEGMAVVTVAWTKYMAEKKPWRLALLASRVFGADSYNYNETERAYILSEELAKFFKKLHLATTLAELKIDNKDFDAMAARAVRNGNVGHYVPLDATAIKDILTLAL
- a CDS encoding HAD family phosphatase, which encodes MHFKNIIFDLGGVILDINMQKALDGFAALGLHESELRFDKGEAADLMHRYQLGHFSTEDFCKLVAARCNPGTTPEQVAHAWNSICIGIPERKLNAIKALKQRANVYLLSNTNDLHWQYCLDHWFNTGDNRCEDFFHQVFLSQDLHLEKPNVEIFEHVIKAVGAVHGSETSDTIFLDDNIDNVNAAKKCGIQAVQITPDFDWVEYFKALN